The Acidithiobacillus thiooxidans ATCC 19377 DNA window AACGGTCTTGCGTCGAAACGGCGAGCAAAACACCCCCCGCCGCCAGCCAGTTTTGCAGTTCTGCATCGCTCCAGCGCCGGCCAGTGGTATTGAACTGATTGGTTTTGTTGAGTAGCTCCAGCGCACGTGCATAGCGGGGATGCCTGCCATCGGTCACGGTCTCCACCTGCAGAGTGAGCTGCAAGGACTCCAGCCAGGCCGCCCTATCCATGTTCTCAGCCGCTGCATCCCGCTGTTTTTTGGCCTGAACCAGTTCGGTGCGCCGGGCAGACTCTGCCGACACATGGGCGACCTGCGTTTCCACAGCATAGAGCAGCAGATGACGCCATTGCTCCGGGTCACCGCTGAGGGTCCGCATCTGCGGGTAAGCATGGCTGACTTCGGCAATTTCCAGAGGGTTATCATCTATAAACAGCACATATTCAGGTAACAGGTTGGTTTCTGCCAAAATCTGCGCAATGGCCTGAGACTTGGGTTGCCAACTGATGTGTACCGCGCAGAAATCCTCCAGACGCAAGCGGCTCCCCCAGACTTTGGCAAAATTTTCGCGGGTACTGATGTCCTCATTTTTGCTGCAAATAGCCAGCAAAATTCCGCGTGCCTTGCAGGCCAGCAGGGCCTCGGCATAACCCAGGGGCCAACCTTCGGTGACCTCCAGCGGGATAATCTCATCCAGCTCCGCCAACACGCCTTTCCAGAGGGTATTATCCAGATCGGTAATAATCAGTTTGACCTGCTGATCACCCCGCAAAATCTGCAAAGCAGCCTGTACTTTTTCCAGAATCCCCAGATGAATCAAATCTCCCTGCCGACTACTGCGCATGCCCCCATGGGTGAAATGGGTAACATAGCCATCATAGGCCGTGCTATCGCCGTAATGCAGGCGCAAATCGTTCAGCTCCAGATAAAAAGCACGGTGCTGCACCGCCAGGGCCTCTTCCAATGCGTCATTCAGGTGGCGAATCAATGCATATAAGCTATTCTGACGATTACGCCCCAGCAGACCGTTGATCCGGGGCATGGGCTCCAGAAAACCCAGGAAAAACACAGGAAGCCCATCGGGTAAGGCCGCCAGTATGCGCTGCACCTGGTTTTGCAGTTGCTGACCAGCCCGTTCCCGCAAATCGGACCAATCCACATCAGCGCGCAGATGAAATAAATCCCCATCGCCGTTTTCCGCCACCATACTCAGCAAAGAACGCAGGGTCAGTTGCACCAGCACCCCGTCAAAATCCTCCGCAGAAAGCAGGGGCACATGATCATGAGGTCCAGAATCCATCAGATAGTGTTTAACGGGCCAACTCGCTGCGAGCGCGGTTTGCAGCAGGCCTTCCACCTGACAAGTACCCAGTAAAGCTATACGGGGTGGTTTGCGGTTTTGAATAGCTCTTAAGTAAGGCGTTGGAGAATGTTGTTCTCTTTCTTTCCAATCCAGTAGTGCAGAAAAATTTTTCTGGCGTTGATTGTAAGCCTGTCCTTCTACAGAATTTTGAAGCGCCTGTATAACTCGCTGACGTCCCCGAGATGATTGTACACGCTGCAAATAGAAGCTTTTTCCTGTAGGGTCTATGTTTCGCCCCAGATACTTCAAATAAACCGCGTCCAAAAAAGCGTCATTATCCAGTTTCTGTAAACTCGCGGCATCCGCAACGGAACTCTTACGCTGTAGCCAATGCAGCCGCCACGATATTTTTACCTTGCTCGCCAACGTACTCAGCGCCCCCGCCGCACATACATTTCCACACCCCAATGACCACCATGATCTTCCAGACGGGTATGGATTTCCTGAATCCCGGCTTCCTGAAAAGACTGGACCAGACGGTTCAGATTGTAGGCATTCATCTGCATGTGCGGTTCTTTCAGTGGTTTCCCTCGCAGGGCATTGACCAGCAAACGGCCGCCCGGTACATGGTGACTCAAAAAAGTGGAGCACGGATGTCGAGGCATGACTTGTGCGTATTTGAAATGGAAAACTGCCATTCCGCCCGGTGCCAGATGGGTCAATAACTGCTGCAAGAGGCGTTGTCCTCGTGCTTCAGGAATATGCTGAAACACAATAAAAGAAAGCATAAAGTCAAACTTTTTGCTGGCAACTCCCG harbors:
- a CDS encoding HAD-IIIC family phosphatase; translated protein: MGCGNVCAAGALSTLASKVKISWRLHWLQRKSSVADAASLQKLDNDAFLDAVYLKYLGRNIDPTGKSFYLQRVQSSRGRQRVIQALQNSVEGQAYNQRQKNFSALLDWKEREQHSPTPYLRAIQNRKPPRIALLGTCQVEGLLQTALAASWPVKHYLMDSGPHDHVPLLSAEDFDGVLVQLTLRSLLSMVAENGDGDLFHLRADVDWSDLRERAGQQLQNQVQRILAALPDGLPVFFLGFLEPMPRINGLLGRNRQNSLYALIRHLNDALEEALAVQHRAFYLELNDLRLHYGDSTAYDGYVTHFTHGGMRSSRQGDLIHLGILEKVQAALQILRGDQQVKLIITDLDNTLWKGVLAELDEIIPLEVTEGWPLGYAEALLACKARGILLAICSKNEDISTRENFAKVWGSRLRLEDFCAVHISWQPKSQAIAQILAETNLLPEYVLFIDDNPLEIAEVSHAYPQMRTLSGDPEQWRHLLLYAVETQVAHVSAESARRTELVQAKKQRDAAAENMDRAAWLESLQLTLQVETVTDGRHPRYARALELLNKTNQFNTTGRRWSDAELQNWLAAGGVLLAVSTQDRFAPHGLIALALLQSNAIMQMVLSCRVFGLGIETALLAEAVRQIQAGGHDEFLGHFSATGRNDACRDFWPEQGLVWDAEQSLWRGSVAPEWPTWIRP
- a CDS encoding class I SAM-dependent methyltransferase — protein: MLPDSNADWRHIARERPYFGVLSEAAYAEPALSDAQLSQFLDSGQRYVNMVLDQCTRFFGANGQTGSALDFGCGVGRLSLPLARRFGQVTGLDVAPAMLSEARRLAQLADLHNVQWLLADDQLSGVASKKFDFMLSFIVFQHIPEARGQRLLQQLLTHLAPGGMAVFHFKYAQVMPRHPCSTFLSHHVPGGRLLVNALRGKPLKEPHMQMNAYNLNRLVQSFQEAGIQEIHTRLEDHGGHWGVEMYVRRGR